The Candidatus Omnitrophota bacterium genome includes a window with the following:
- the leuS gene encoding leucine--tRNA ligase codes for MTNDYPFKEIEPKWQKHWDEIGLFKADLKKYKNKFYCLMMFPYPSAALHVGHGRNYIIGDAVARYKIMRGLNVLTPMGFDAFGLPAENAAIKSGIPPKVSTLDNIETMKKQFRQWGVGYDWDKEVISCLPDYYKWTQWIFTELYKKGLAYKKKGAVNWCPSCMTVLANEQVIAGSCERCETKVVERDLEQWFFKITDYAERLLEDISRLTDWPERVKIMQTNWIGKSNGVDIDFKVDGTDITLTCFTTRVDTIFGATYMVIPPEHPDIPELIKGPARGGSASGGNKDITKFEEFIQRVRVQDKIERAAAEIEKEGMSIGKCVINPVNGRKIPLLIANYVLMEYGTGAVMAVPAHDQRDFEFAKKYNLPIEVVIDNPKEHLDAASMACAYVDDGIMVNSKQFNGLTNREAMEKIAGWMEQEKIGKRSVHYRLRDWLISRQRYWGAPIPIIYCDRCGEMAVPEKDLPVLLPEDIEFSAKGAVPAGGQGSATGGKPHGQSPLKASEKFINTKCPKCGGSAKRETDTMDTFVDSSWYYLRYLSAKDDKKPFDKETVTRWFPVDQYIGGVEHAILHLLYSRFITKVLSDLKFIDFDEPFRRLFTQGMITKDGAKMSKSKGNVVSPDILIEKYGADTVRLYTLFIGPPEKDAEWSDRGVEGAYRFLKRLYRIVEEMVRENWDSALDEKADKELKRVMHLTIKKVTEDMEKDFHFNTAISSTMELLNQVYLSVGSTKKRVSPAIKEALKITIILLSPFVPHISEELWQMTGGKESVFMVPWPDFDPNALLTEEVEIVVQVNGKLRSRMTVSVDAGEEELKKMILEDSEIKRWIEDKNVKKFIVVPGKLVNIVI; via the coding sequence ATGACAAATGACTATCCTTTTAAGGAAATAGAGCCAAAGTGGCAAAAGCACTGGGACGAGATAGGCCTTTTTAAGGCAGATCTTAAAAAGTATAAGAATAAATTTTACTGCCTTATGATGTTTCCGTATCCGTCGGCAGCGCTTCACGTAGGCCACGGGCGGAATTACATAATAGGCGATGCCGTCGCCAGGTACAAGATCATGCGAGGCCTTAATGTGCTTACGCCGATGGGATTCGACGCATTCGGCCTTCCGGCGGAAAATGCCGCTATAAAAAGCGGAATCCCCCCAAAGGTATCCACTCTGGACAATATAGAGACGATGAAGAAACAGTTCCGCCAATGGGGTGTCGGCTACGATTGGGATAAAGAAGTCATTTCATGCCTTCCCGATTATTACAAATGGACGCAGTGGATTTTTACCGAGCTCTACAAAAAGGGTCTGGCTTATAAGAAGAAAGGCGCGGTCAATTGGTGTCCCTCCTGCATGACTGTCCTGGCGAACGAACAGGTCATAGCCGGAAGCTGTGAGCGCTGCGAAACAAAGGTCGTGGAACGGGATTTGGAACAGTGGTTCTTTAAAATAACCGATTATGCGGAAAGGCTTTTAGAAGATATATCGCGCCTTACGGACTGGCCCGAACGCGTCAAGATTATGCAGACCAACTGGATAGGCAAGAGTAACGGCGTCGACATAGATTTCAAAGTGGATGGCACTGATATTACGCTGACTTGTTTTACCACGAGAGTGGATACTATATTCGGCGCTACTTATATGGTAATCCCGCCCGAGCATCCCGACATTCCTGAGCTCATAAAAGGACCCGCCAGAGGCGGGTCCGCCTCCGGCGGAAATAAAGATATAACAAAGTTTGAGGAATTTATACAGCGGGTGCGTGTACAGGATAAGATCGAACGCGCCGCCGCCGAAATAGAAAAAGAAGGGATGTCAATAGGCAAGTGTGTCATAAATCCCGTCAATGGCAGAAAGATACCCCTTCTCATAGCAAATTACGTCCTTATGGAATACGGCACGGGCGCCGTAATGGCGGTACCGGCCCATGACCAGAGGGACTTCGAATTTGCCAAAAAATATAACCTTCCTATAGAAGTAGTCATAGACAATCCCAAAGAGCATCTTGACGCGGCATCGATGGCGTGTGCCTATGTAGATGATGGCATAATGGTAAATTCCAAACAGTTTAACGGCCTTACGAATCGCGAGGCAATGGAAAAGATCGCCGGTTGGATGGAGCAGGAAAAAATAGGCAAGCGCTCTGTCCACTACCGCCTGCGCGATTGGCTCATATCAAGGCAGAGGTATTGGGGCGCGCCGATTCCTATTATATATTGTGACAGGTGCGGCGAGATGGCGGTGCCGGAAAAAGACCTGCCGGTACTTTTGCCGGAAGACATAGAATTTTCCGCCAAAGGCGCCGTGCCTGCCGGCGGGCAGGGATCCGCCACCGGCGGAAAACCGCACGGGCAGTCCCCGCTCAAAGCCAGCGAGAAATTTATAAATACTAAATGCCCGAAATGCGGAGGGTCTGCCAAACGCGAGACGGACACCATGGATACCTTTGTGGATTCAAGCTGGTATTATCTGCGTTATCTCTCGGCGAAGGATGACAAGAAGCCCTTTGATAAAGAGACTGTAACGAGATGGTTTCCGGTGGACCAGTATATCGGAGGGGTCGAGCACGCGATACTTCATCTTTTATATTCCCGGTTTATAACAAAGGTCTTAAGTGATTTAAAGTTTATAGATTTTGACGAGCCGTTCCGGCGGCTTTTTACGCAGGGCATGATAACAAAAGACGGCGCGAAGATGTCCAAATCAAAAGGCAATGTAGTAAGCCCTGATATTCTAATCGAAAAATACGGCGCTGATACGGTAAGGTTATATACGCTCTTTATAGGCCCTCCAGAGAAAGATGCTGAGTGGAGCGATAGAGGAGTAGAAGGCGCTTACAGATTTCTCAAGCGGCTTTACAGGATAGTGGAGGAGATGGTGCGGGAGAATTGGGATAGCGCCCTTGATGAAAAAGCCGATAAAGAACTGAAAAGAGTAATGCACCTGACCATAAAGAAGGTTACCGAGGACATGGAAAAAGATTTCCATTTCAATACTGCGATAAGCAGTACTATGGAACTACTTAATCAGGTCTATCTCAGTGTCGGCAGCACTAAGAAGCGCGTATCGCCGGCCATAAAAGAGGCGCTGAAAATCACAATAATACTTCTTTCGCCTTTTGTGCCGCATATCTCGGAAGAATTGTGGCAGATGACAGGGGGCAAGGAAAGCGTATTTATGGTCCCGTGGCCCGATTTTGACCCCAATGCACTTTTGACCGAGGAAGTGGAGATAGTAGTTCAGGTAAACGGTAAATTAAGGAGCCGCATGACGGTCTCGGTAGATGCGG
- a CDS encoding GIY-YIG nuclease family protein has protein sequence MDVKPHRTYAFTPLEIIPQTMFYTYVIQSKKDNKWYTGHTKDLRKRFQDHSDNKVFATKGRGPFDLIYYEACKNEEDATMREKYLKSGMGKRYLKNRLKRFLSLTGFTLVEIMIAVSIIGLLAAIAIPNFNNARLEARKSICINNMRQIDSAKEQWALENGKSSTDEPAEAEVAAYIRSGFPSCPANGTYTIGALNALPSCSEHGIYPYPLGP, from the coding sequence ATGGATGTTAAACCTCATAGGACATATGCATTTACCCCGTTAGAGATAATACCACAGACTATGTTCTACACTTATGTTATACAGAGCAAAAAAGACAATAAATGGTACACCGGCCATACGAAAGACTTACGGAAACGCTTCCAGGATCATAGCGATAATAAAGTATTCGCCACAAAAGGAAGAGGTCCTTTTGATTTAATATATTACGAAGCCTGCAAGAATGAAGAAGATGCTACAATGCGTGAAAAATACTTAAAGTCAGGCATGGGTAAACGTTATCTTAAGAATCGGCTGAAGCGTTTCCTATCTCTAACGGGGTTTACTCTTGTAGAAATAATGATAGCCGTTAGTATTATCGGCCTTCTTGCCGCTATAGCCATTCCTAATTTCAATAATGCCCGCCTTGAGGCCAGGAAATCCATATGTATAAATAATATGCGGCAGATTGATTCCGCAAAGGAGCAATGGGCGCTCGAAAACGGCAAAAGCTCCACAGATGAGCCGGCCGAAGCCGAAGTAGCGGCATATATACGCTCCGGTTTTCCAAGTTGTCCCGCAAACGGCACTTATACTATAGGCGCTTTAAACGCTCTTCCCTCCTGCAGTGAACATGGCATTTATCCTTATCCCCTGGGTCCGTAG
- a CDS encoding methyl-accepting chemotaxis protein, whose product MEGRIVRTRYFLARGFQLRYAGIILLVAFVTAILSGFTVFRTTCDILGEKLSQVYPQGLFTAIFNKVAVALMKNMSVLAVLIFIFAIFISHRIAGPIYRVKSIIRDIGEGKLDKRIHLRKNDELHDLADELNKMQENLKSRLKETG is encoded by the coding sequence ATGGAAGGACGCATTGTAAGGACGCGATATTTTCTGGCCCGCGGTTTCCAGTTAAGGTACGCCGGCATTATTCTTTTAGTGGCGTTTGTGACCGCAATATTGAGCGGCTTTACGGTTTTTCGCACTACATGCGATATTCTGGGGGAAAAGTTATCACAGGTCTATCCTCAAGGGCTCTTTACGGCCATTTTTAATAAAGTGGCCGTGGCGCTTATGAAAAATATGTCCGTCCTCGCAGTTTTGATTTTTATTTTCGCTATTTTTATATCTCACCGGATTGCCGGGCCCATTTACCGCGTCAAATCTATCATACGCGATATCGGCGAAGGCAAGCTTGATAAGCGCATACATCTTCGCAAAAATGATGAACTGCACGACCTGGCGGATGAGCTTAACAAGATGCAGGAGAATTTAAAATCGAGATTAAAAGAAACTGGCTAA
- a CDS encoding MCE family protein has protein sequence MAKRNISNEMKVGVLFVMCVFVLLGLLYKTGSFDFKKDGYTVKAVFGIVAGVQRNAPVRLAGVEIGKVQNIQLSYDKGTNVIVTLSLDKNAKLKTDSQAIITALGLMGEKYIEVTAGSVDAPDLKPGETIMGEDPLQFDSLAKKGEAIAKDLDETLRSIKELAQNTNLVVTDNKEKIDATFDNLEATTANFKEFSDDIKRNPWKLMSKGK, from the coding sequence ATGGCCAAAAGAAATATATCCAATGAAATGAAAGTAGGCGTGCTTTTTGTAATGTGCGTTTTTGTGCTTTTGGGGCTTTTATACAAAACAGGCAGTTTCGATTTTAAAAAAGACGGCTATACCGTAAAGGCGGTCTTTGGTATAGTAGCGGGCGTGCAGAGAAACGCGCCTGTGCGCCTGGCCGGTGTTGAGATAGGAAAGGTCCAGAATATACAGCTTTCATACGACAAAGGGACCAATGTCATCGTAACACTTTCGCTGGATAAAAACGCAAAGCTAAAGACAGATTCCCAGGCTATTATTACAGCACTTGGCCTTATGGGTGAAAAATATATAGAAGTCACAGCGGGTTCGGTAGATGCTCCTGATCTCAAACCGGGTGAGACGATTATGGGAGAAGACCCGCTTCAATTTGATTCGCTGGCCAAAAAGGGAGAAGCCATCGCTAAGGACCTCGATGAGACGCTCAGAAGCATAAAGGAGCTGGCCCAAAATACCAATTTGGTGGTTACCGATAACAAAGAAAAGATAGACGCCACGTTTGATAATCTGGAAGCTACGACCGCTAATTTTAAGGAATTTTCAGACGACATAAAACGCAACCCCTGGAAGCTGATGAGCAAGGGAAAATGA
- a CDS encoding ABC transporter ATP-binding protein — MDHKEVVIDVKDIYKAFGQRQILSGASLQIYKGETMVIMGGSGCGKSTLLRHMIGSIKPDKGSVHVTGRDISNMGEEELDAVKKKFGMLFQSSALFDSLSVKENVAMPLREHTKLDENIMSIMVKMKLELVGLRGFENLMPAQLSGGMKKRVGLARAMVMDPEIVFYDEPTTGLDPIMAGVIDKLILDLSKKLSITSVVVTHDMKSVFRIADRIAMLHEGKVIEAGLADEIKNTSNPIVRQFINGDPEGPINFFMDKDNYLEELTK; from the coding sequence ATGGACCACAAAGAGGTAGTAATAGACGTAAAAGATATATATAAAGCATTCGGCCAAAGGCAGATCCTTTCCGGCGCAAGCTTACAGATATATAAAGGCGAGACAATGGTAATAATGGGTGGTTCCGGATGCGGAAAAAGCACGCTTCTGCGCCACATGATAGGTTCCATAAAACCCGATAAAGGAAGTGTTCATGTAACGGGCAGAGATATTTCCAATATGGGCGAAGAAGAGCTGGATGCCGTGAAGAAGAAATTCGGAATGCTATTCCAATCCAGCGCGCTCTTTGATTCTTTGAGTGTCAAAGAGAACGTAGCAATGCCGTTAAGGGAGCATACCAAGCTTGACGAGAATATTATGAGCATTATGGTCAAGATGAAATTGGAGCTCGTGGGCTTAAGAGGCTTTGAAAACCTTATGCCGGCGCAGCTTTCCGGAGGCATGAAAAAAAGAGTAGGCCTCGCCAGGGCCATGGTTATGGACCCTGAAATAGTTTTTTATGATGAACCCACGACGGGCCTTGACCCTATCATGGCCGGTGTCATAGATAAACTTATTTTAGACCTCAGCAAAAAACTTTCTATAACGAGTGTTGTTGTAACGCACGATATGAAAAGCGTATTCAGGATAGCGGACAGGATAGCCATGCTCCACGAAGGCAAAGTGATAGAGGCTGGTCTGGCGGATGAGATAAAAAATACATCCAACCCTATCGTGAGACAGTTTATAAACGGCGATCCGGAAGGGCCGATAAATTTCTTCATGGATAAAGATAATTACTTGGAAGAACTTACCAAATGA
- a CDS encoding ABC transporter permease, with amino-acid sequence MGNFFEKIGSSVIKTSQQIINVLALLVDTIYWIFVGPFRKKAAKRQSIFEQMVFVGVKSLLIVFFVALFTGVVIAMQTAPQLESLGAVIYVAGLVAVSITRELGPVLTGLVIAGRVGAAMSAELGTMKVTEQVEALECMALNPVRFLVVPRFLALIIMLPCLTVLADAVGIFGGYLIGVFNLNINPGLYIDTTFRFLTAKDIMTGVAKSFVFGGIIALIGCYYGLNTSGGAEGVGKSTTTSIVTSFILIIVADCILTAIFFFTNV; translated from the coding sequence ATGGGCAATTTTTTCGAGAAGATAGGTAGCTCAGTAATAAAAACGAGCCAGCAGATCATAAATGTGCTGGCTCTTTTAGTCGATACTATCTACTGGATTTTTGTAGGCCCGTTTAGGAAAAAGGCGGCAAAGCGGCAAAGCATATTCGAACAGATGGTTTTTGTGGGGGTAAAGTCACTTCTGATAGTATTTTTCGTGGCGCTATTTACCGGCGTAGTAATAGCGATGCAGACAGCGCCGCAGTTAGAATCTTTGGGAGCTGTCATATATGTAGCCGGTCTTGTTGCTGTTTCCATAACGCGTGAATTGGGCCCCGTACTTACAGGGCTTGTTATAGCCGGAAGAGTGGGCGCGGCGATGAGCGCGGAGCTTGGTACAATGAAAGTGACCGAGCAGGTTGAAGCGCTCGAATGTATGGCGTTAAACCCCGTAAGATTTCTCGTGGTGCCGCGTTTTCTGGCGCTTATCATAATGCTTCCATGTCTTACTGTACTTGCTGATGCCGTCGGGATATTTGGAGGCTATCTTATAGGAGTCTTTAATCTGAATATAAACCCGGGTTTATATATTGATACTACTTTCAGGTTTCTTACGGCCAAAGACATAATGACGGGTGTAGCCAAGAGTTTTGTATTTGGCGGGATAATCGCCCTTATAGGATGCTATTATGGGTTGAATACTTCGGGCGGCGCCGAAGGCGTAGGAAAGTCTACCACAACCAGCATAGTGACGAGTTTTATACTTATAATAGTGGCTGATTGTATTCTTACGGCCATTTTCTTCTTTACTAACGTATAA
- a CDS encoding STAS domain-containing protein → MMQIRFENKNGIMICATEGDIDINTSPQVKKLLDKMMKDKFAKVLINLKKVEYIDSSGLATLVEILKNIKNYGGRLKLSNLSNKVRSLFEITKLEKLFDISDSEDEALKNF, encoded by the coding sequence ATGATGCAAATTAGGTTTGAAAACAAAAATGGGATTATGATTTGCGCTACCGAAGGTGATATCGACATAAATACTTCCCCGCAGGTTAAAAAGTTGCTTGATAAGATGATGAAGGATAAGTTTGCCAAAGTGCTGATAAATCTGAAAAAAGTGGAATACATAGACAGCTCGGGGTTGGCGACTTTGGTGGAGATTTTAAAAAATATTAAGAATTACGGCGGAAGGTTGAAACTGAGCAATCTTTCCAATAAAGTGAGAAGCCTTTTTGAGATAACCAAGCTGGAAAAACTTTTTGACATATCCGATTCCGAGGACGAAGCGCTAAAAAACTTTTAA
- a CDS encoding ATP-binding protein, which yields MKQAARIDKKIEIPSDIGYIKKVSHELLEHLKKKGVDESIQFDIRLAVEEAVRNAIEHGNNYDKVLPVLIRYSLDAKKIVVCIEDKGEGFHLKSVPDPRQEDNLLQEGGRGVFLIQKLMNKVKYNKRGNRVTMVKLFK from the coding sequence ATGAAACAAGCGGCAAGGATCGATAAAAAGATTGAAATTCCAAGCGATATAGGGTATATTAAAAAAGTAAGCCATGAACTGTTGGAGCACCTGAAAAAAAAAGGTGTTGATGAGTCCATACAGTTTGATATTAGGCTTGCGGTAGAAGAAGCCGTACGGAATGCTATAGAACACGGCAATAACTATGATAAAGTGCTTCCTGTATTAATCAGATATTCCCTGGACGCTAAAAAGATTGTCGTATGCATCGAAGATAAGGGGGAAGGGTTCCATTTGAAGAGCGTTCCTGATCCGCGGCAAGAAGACAATCTTCTGCAAGAAGGCGGAAGAGGCGTTTTTTTAATACAAAAATTGATGAACAAAGTAAAGTACAACAAGAGGGGCAACAGAGTAACTATGGTGAAATTGTTTAAATAA
- a CDS encoding acetyl-CoA carboxylase carboxyltransferase subunit alpha, with translation MNRTGLDFEKPVVELERKIEELKKFSSGENMDLSDEIKKLEEKLEKAKKEIFENLTPWQRVQIARHPKRPYTLDYISMIMTDFMELHGDRAFSDDKSIITGFAKIDGDKICVVGHQKGKDTKENLERNFGSAQPEGYRKAIRVMKLAEKFKIPIVSFIDTPGAYPGIGAEERGQAGAIAYNLMEMAVLQVPIIIIVIGEGGSGGALGIGVGDKICVLENAYYSVISPEGCAAILWKDRAKASIAAEVLKLTAQDLYGMGLIDDIIKEPLGGAHRVPAVAASNIKKKIIKYLGDLGKLSTKELLETRYAKFRKIGIFEEADDSDETSGKDR, from the coding sequence ATGAACAGAACCGGATTGGATTTCGAAAAACCTGTGGTTGAGCTGGAGCGGAAAATAGAAGAGCTGAAGAAATTTTCTTCGGGCGAGAATATGGATCTTTCTGATGAGATTAAAAAGCTCGAAGAGAAACTTGAGAAAGCAAAGAAAGAGATATTTGAAAACCTGACGCCCTGGCAGCGCGTACAGATAGCGCGCCATCCTAAAAGGCCCTACACCCTAGATTATATAAGTATGATTATGACCGATTTTATGGAACTGCACGGCGACCGCGCATTCAGCGATGACAAATCCATAATCACCGGTTTTGCAAAAATAGACGGTGATAAAATATGCGTCGTAGGGCATCAAAAAGGTAAGGATACAAAGGAGAATCTGGAGAGAAATTTCGGCTCAGCTCAGCCCGAAGGCTACCGGAAGGCGATAAGGGTGATGAAACTGGCCGAAAAATTTAAAATACCGATAGTTTCTTTCATAGATACGCCCGGGGCATATCCGGGCATAGGTGCCGAAGAGAGAGGCCAGGCCGGTGCCATTGCGTATAACCTTATGGAAATGGCCGTATTGCAAGTGCCTATAATCATAATAGTTATAGGCGAAGGCGGATCCGGAGGGGCGCTTGGCATAGGTGTGGGCGACAAAATATGCGTTTTAGAGAATGCCTACTACTCAGTCATATCGCCGGAAGGCTGTGCCGCTATACTATGGAAAGACCGGGCCAAGGCGTCAATTGCGGCAGAGGTGCTGAAGCTTACGGCGCAGGATTTATATGGAATGGGGTTAATAGATGACATCATAAAAGAACCCCTTGGCGGAGCGCACAGAGTCCCAGCCGTCGCAGCAAGTAATATAAAAAAGAAGATAATAAAGTATTTAGGCGATCTGGGAAAGCTGTCAACCAAGGAACTTTTAGAAACTAGATATGCTAAGTTCAGGAAAATAGGAATATTTGAAGAGGCCGATGATTCCGATGAAACAAGCGGCAAGGATCGATAA
- a CDS encoding L,D-transpeptidase family protein, producing the protein MNKRIIFIAAGVIIAALFLSDIIYKRNSSIPGVFTKAQTAEVSDREASKIYNEADKLAAEGKILDALNMYKRILAEYPGSALVSQARSKLDDFSVRILFSPIPTQDSTVYEVVSGDNLTKIAKKFGTTVDLIMKSNALSGNLIRPGMKLKISKAKYSILVDKSQNILILKSDGEVFKTYIVATGINNSTPIGTYQINEKLVDPTWHKAGAVIPPGSPDNILGTRWLGLTLEHYGIHGTTDDSALGQQVTAGCVRMSNKDVEEIYCIVPVGTEVTIID; encoded by the coding sequence ATGAATAAGCGTATAATTTTCATTGCAGCAGGCGTGATTATCGCGGCACTGTTTTTGTCGGACATTATTTATAAAAGGAATTCCTCTATTCCTGGGGTATTCACCAAGGCACAAACAGCCGAAGTAAGCGACAGGGAAGCATCCAAGATTTATAATGAGGCAGATAAATTAGCGGCTGAGGGCAAGATATTGGATGCCCTCAATATGTATAAAAGGATACTCGCCGAATACCCCGGGAGCGCTTTAGTATCTCAGGCAAGGTCCAAACTTGATGATTTTAGCGTAAGAATACTCTTTTCCCCGATTCCCACCCAAGACAGCACAGTGTATGAAGTAGTTTCCGGCGATAACCTAACGAAGATAGCCAAAAAATTCGGTACGACGGTAGATCTTATAATGAAGAGTAATGCCCTATCCGGTAATCTAATAAGGCCGGGTATGAAACTTAAGATATCCAAGGCAAAATATTCCATATTGGTCGATAAATCACAGAACATACTTATATTGAAATCCGATGGCGAGGTATTCAAGACTTATATTGTTGCGACCGGGATAAACAACAGCACCCCGATAGGGACATACCAGATAAACGAGAAGTTAGTCGACCCTACCTGGCATAAGGCGGGGGCTGTTATTCCGCCGGGAAGCCCCGATAATATATTGGGGACAAGATGGCTGGGGCTTACCCTTGAACATTACGGGATACACGGCACTACCGACGATTCGGCGTTGGGCCAGCAGGTTACGGCGGGATGCGTGCGGATGAGCAACAAAGATGTAGAGGAGATCTATTGCATAGTTCCGGTAGGTACGGAAGTGACGATAATAGATTAG
- a CDS encoding divergent PAP2 family protein encodes MQIIGNPKFDILLTTFIAWLVAQSLKVLLGVLKEKRFDFRWFVGTGGMPSSHAAAVSALTTAVGIHAGFTSPIFYVALIFTIVVIFDAQGVRRASGKQAEILNKILDDIYWKKNIQEERLKELIGHTPMEVLAGTFLGILIALILSA; translated from the coding sequence ATGCAGATAATAGGTAATCCCAAGTTCGATATACTTCTTACTACTTTTATTGCCTGGTTGGTGGCACAGAGCCTTAAGGTACTATTGGGAGTCTTAAAGGAGAAGAGGTTTGACTTTAGATGGTTTGTCGGAACAGGCGGCATGCCATCCTCCCACGCAGCTGCGGTCTCAGCCCTTACGACCGCCGTAGGTATTCATGCCGGTTTTACCTCACCCATCTTTTATGTGGCGTTGATATTTACCATTGTTGTCATCTTTGATGCGCAGGGCGTAAGGCGAGCGAGCGGTAAACAGGCGGAGATATTGAATAAAATACTAGATGATATCTATTGGAAAAAAAATATACAAGAAGAACGGCTAAAGGAACTTATAGGCCACACGCCCATGGAGGTGTTGGCAGGCACTTTTCTGGGTATACTTATCGCTCTTATTCTTAGCGCCTAA